A single Lactuca sativa cultivar Salinas chromosome 8, Lsat_Salinas_v11, whole genome shotgun sequence DNA region contains:
- the LOC111913088 gene encoding uncharacterized protein LOC111913088 yields MYHQSARQARYEIVASLITTKMKDGESITTHLQRIQGYVDRLLKLNVNFDEELSIDIILNSLPPCYEQFNMNYHINKDEVTLSKLQGLLRTTETGFKGKAVTSTPTVVAPVLAIGQGKGKKRKAPSKIHKRKSHDGSSSSGTNGGSAAPLSNPKEVE; encoded by the coding sequence atgtaccatcaaagtgcacgccAAGCGAGGTACGAGATAGTTGCCTCgttaataacaaccaaaatgaaggatggagagtccatcacgacccattTGCAAAGAATTCAAGGATACGTGGATCGtttgctcaagttgaatgtcaacttcgatgaagagttgtcCATTGATATTATCCTCAACTCATTACCTCCTTGTTATGAACAGTTCAATATGAATTATCATATTAACAAGGATGAGGTgaccttgagcaaacttcaagggtTGTTAAGAACTACTGAAACCGGATTTAAAGGCAAAGCTGTCACATCAACTCCTACTGTTGTTGCCCCagtcttggcaattggacaaggaaaagggaagaagaggaaagctccttCTAAGATCCACAAGCGAAAGTCTCATGATggttcttcttcaagtggaaccaatggAGGTTCTGCTGCTCCTTTGTCTAATCCAAAAGAAGTAGAGTGA